Proteins encoded together in one Streptomyces sp. NA04227 window:
- a CDS encoding PBSX family phage terminase large subunit — protein MLALDALPLSRKQLRSVAQARARINLWHGAVRSGKTIASLLAWLLAIAEAPSSGLIVVVGRSLQTIERNVFEPLTDPALFGPVAAQVRHTRGATVATVLGRTVHLIGAADARAEGRLRGMTASLAYVDEATLLPEAFWTQLLARLSVPGARLLATTNPDSPRHWLKQGYLDREAELDLVSWHFKLDDNPSLPPAYVAALAAEYVGLWRRRMIDGAWVVAEGAVYDMFDEQRHVVDSLPAMRRHWLGVDYGTTNPFAAVLLGLGTDDRLYVVDEWRHDSRRAHRQMTDAQYSAAVRRWLDERNVVPEWTFVDPSAASFLNQLWSDGHPNIARARNDVLDGIRTTSTALDSGLLRIHSLCTGLLDELPAYAWSSEASERGEDKPLKRDDHSLDALRYVLQSTAQEWRQLLAASFAYLSSPTS, from the coding sequence GTGCTCGCCCTCGACGCACTGCCCCTGTCGCGCAAGCAGTTGCGCAGCGTCGCGCAGGCCCGTGCGCGCATCAATTTGTGGCATGGGGCGGTGCGGTCCGGGAAGACGATTGCCTCGCTGCTCGCGTGGCTGCTCGCCATTGCCGAGGCGCCCTCATCGGGGCTGATCGTGGTGGTGGGGCGCAGCTTGCAGACCATCGAGCGGAACGTGTTCGAACCGCTCACCGACCCGGCGCTGTTCGGGCCCGTGGCCGCGCAGGTCCGGCACACCCGCGGGGCGACAGTCGCAACGGTGCTCGGCCGGACCGTGCACCTGATCGGCGCCGCCGACGCGCGGGCCGAGGGCCGGCTGCGCGGCATGACCGCGAGCCTCGCCTACGTCGACGAAGCAACCTTGCTCCCCGAGGCTTTCTGGACTCAGCTTCTGGCCCGGCTGTCCGTGCCGGGTGCGCGGCTGCTCGCGACGACGAACCCCGACAGCCCCCGGCATTGGCTCAAGCAGGGCTACCTCGACCGCGAGGCCGAACTCGACCTCGTCTCATGGCACTTCAAGCTTGACGACAACCCGAGCCTGCCGCCGGCCTACGTGGCCGCGCTCGCTGCCGAGTACGTCGGGTTGTGGCGCCGCCGGATGATCGATGGGGCGTGGGTGGTTGCCGAGGGCGCCGTCTACGACATGTTCGACGAGCAGCGGCACGTCGTCGATAGCCTGCCAGCCATGCGCCGGCACTGGCTTGGCGTGGACTATGGCACGACGAATCCGTTCGCTGCGGTGCTGCTCGGCCTCGGGACCGATGACCGGCTGTACGTGGTCGATGAGTGGCGCCATGACTCCCGCCGCGCGCACCGGCAGATGACCGACGCGCAGTACTCCGCCGCCGTCCGCAGGTGGCTGGACGAGCGCAACGTCGTACCCGAGTGGACGTTCGTAGACCCGTCCGCGGCGAGCTTTCTCAATCAGTTGTGGAGCGACGGGCACCCGAACATCGCACGGGCCCGTAACGACGTCCTCGACGGCATCCGCACCACCTCGACCGCCCTCGACTCCGGCCTGCTGCGCATCCACAGCCTGTGCACGGGCCTGCTCGACGAGCTGCCCGCGTACGCGTGGTCGTCCGAGGCATCCGAGAGGGGCGAGGACAAGCCGCTCAAGCGGGATGACCACAGCCTCGACGCTCTGCGCTACGTCCTGCAATCGACCGCGCAGGAGTGGCGTCAATTGCTTGCTGCGTCTTTCGCCTACCTGAGCTCCCCGACAAGTTGA
- a CDS encoding helix-turn-helix domain-containing protein, giving the protein MADPITDADREQVRRLHAAGKSRNAIAREIGRSSSTVSKIGRELGLRFEGGARVAPATEARRQDLAAVRTELQQRLYARASANLARVEANDYTRTELLPNGRVVRVTSHEPPAQDERHHSQAVASYLASAQRLAEVDAGSSSGAVRSMLTDLAAGIREAFADEEQETDTGG; this is encoded by the coding sequence GTGGCCGATCCGATCACCGACGCCGACCGCGAGCAGGTGCGCCGCCTGCACGCTGCTGGCAAGTCCCGGAACGCGATTGCCCGGGAGATCGGCCGCAGCAGCTCGACCGTGTCGAAGATCGGGCGCGAGCTGGGGCTGCGGTTCGAGGGGGGCGCCCGGGTGGCACCGGCCACCGAGGCGCGCCGCCAGGACCTCGCCGCAGTGCGCACCGAGTTGCAACAGCGGCTCTACGCCCGTGCGTCCGCCAACCTCGCCCGGGTCGAGGCCAACGACTACACCCGTACCGAGCTGCTGCCCAACGGGCGCGTAGTGCGGGTGACGAGCCACGAGCCCCCGGCGCAGGACGAGCGCCATCATTCGCAGGCTGTCGCGTCGTACCTCGCTTCTGCTCAGCGTCTGGCCGAGGTCGACGCAGGCAGCAGCTCGGGCGCGGTGCGTTCGATGCTCACCGACCTCGCCGCGGGCATCCGCGAGGCGTTCGCCGACGAGGAGCAGGAGACCGACACCGGGGGGTGA